The Anabaena sp. WA102 genome contains a region encoding:
- a CDS encoding radical SAM protein encodes MKLKNQSIGLVEVPALGLYDEGGHNWTALYRRNTLLSKQVLIADLQAGGFDAQLVNLKAGDCQEPFGEVTWKGMNLTKAYVGQKIDDIDPETYDAWGVTVNYTQERQVTCMAIAHFASKGKPVVVGGSDAIAEPRYYLEAGATAIVIDKSGAANWPIFDYVLGNTPREKLTGVILADGTYHPTRSQAMSPDDWALPSVEVARQCLGQEYSEEPFIENLVPIGSVYPDIGCDRKCDFCQTPTYTSGYRRMSPQTTLNWIARQKEAGAKCTVMGSDQFLGRVLFPGGKEEILEITKGAREMGMPLLWPNGLELRKATLGRGRNYDHTDLTPDEELIEALWGWDGKVGGFLGYIPAERPVFGRESYSKLLPWQQHCEMMQLIVKAGLPVIVYGLIIGFPDDTHDSLLRLEEAVLELHQQLREINPELEFQVASYAISPIPGTPQGENIRKSGLLRFDDPSIIGGFWTPSCDTHHLSYEDISEWQFRLAKIGKAESKLINYHGGLTKMSAGGKSSN; translated from the coding sequence ATGAAACTGAAAAATCAAAGCATCGGATTAGTTGAAGTACCTGCTTTGGGATTGTATGACGAAGGAGGACATAATTGGACAGCATTATATAGACGTAATACCTTATTGAGTAAACAAGTTTTAATCGCAGATTTACAAGCAGGTGGTTTTGATGCTCAACTTGTGAATCTGAAAGCTGGTGATTGTCAAGAACCCTTTGGAGAAGTAACTTGGAAAGGGATGAACTTGACCAAAGCTTATGTAGGTCAGAAAATTGATGATATAGATCCTGAAACTTATGATGCTTGGGGAGTAACAGTTAATTATACCCAAGAGCGTCAAGTAACTTGTATGGCGATCGCACATTTTGCCAGTAAAGGAAAGCCTGTTGTAGTTGGTGGTTCTGATGCGATCGCCGAACCTCGTTACTATCTAGAAGCAGGTGCAACAGCAATAGTAATTGACAAATCAGGTGCAGCAAACTGGCCGATTTTTGACTATGTACTCGGTAACACTCCCAGAGAAAAACTCACAGGAGTAATTTTAGCTGATGGTACTTATCATCCCACCCGCAGCCAAGCCATGAGTCCTGATGATTGGGCTTTACCATCGGTGGAAGTAGCCAGACAATGTTTAGGACAAGAATACTCAGAAGAGCCTTTTATCGAGAATCTCGTACCCATAGGTTCGGTGTATCCTGACATTGGGTGCGATCGCAAATGTGACTTTTGCCAAACCCCAACTTACACATCAGGCTATCGGCGGATGTCACCTCAAACCACCCTCAATTGGATTGCTCGTCAAAAAGAAGCCGGAGCAAAATGTACAGTCATGGGTTCAGACCAATTTCTCGGTCGCGTCCTATTTCCAGGCGGAAAAGAAGAGATTCTAGAAATCACCAAAGGTGCAAGAGAAATGGGAATGCCACTACTGTGGCCTAATGGTTTAGAACTCAGAAAAGCCACATTAGGAAGAGGACGCAACTATGACCACACAGACCTCACACCAGACGAAGAACTGATCGAAGCACTTTGGGGATGGGATGGCAAAGTAGGCGGTTTTCTAGGATATATTCCCGCAGAACGTCCAGTTTTTGGCAGAGAGTCCTACAGCAAACTTCTTCCCTGGCAACAACATTGTGAAATGATGCAACTGATTGTCAAAGCAGGTCTTCCCGTCATCGTTTATGGTCTAATTATCGGCTTTCCTGATGACACCCACGATAGTTTACTCCGTCTAGAAGAAGCAGTATTAGAACTCCATCAACAACTCAGAGAAATTAACCCAGAATTAGAATTTCAAGTTGCTTCCTATGCAATCTCTCCCATACCCGGAACACCCCAAGGAGAAAACATCCGTAAATCAGGACTACTACGTTTTGATGATCCATCTATAATTGGTGGTTTCTGGACTCCAAGTTGTGACACACACCATCTCAGCTATGAAGATATTTCTGAATGGCAATTTCGATTAGCTAAAATTGGTAAAGCCGAATCTAAATTGATCAACTATCATGGAGGACTCACAAAAATGTCTGCTGGTGGTAAATCAAGTAATTAG
- the egtD gene encoding L-histidine N(alpha)-methyltransferase, giving the protein MITQPLTVLDHHYQELSIDGKDVIRGLTEKPKSLPPKYFYDDPGSQLFEQICELPEYYPTRTEAWILQQYADEIAEITNCCELIELGSGSSTKTQALLTAYQKISGNCRYLPIDMSGGILKTSVLQLQEKYPDIAIHGLLGTYEQALVHLETNYLQSRMLFFLGSSLGNFNPEQCDIFLNQISRTLQTGDFFLLGIDLQKPKDILEAAYNDSQEVTAAFNLNIFSHLNWRFQGNFDINFFKHQAIYNELDNQIEMYLHCQESHWVNLEVLDLKVFFEEGESILTEISRKFDLRTMETQLQTKGLKTVKTWTDEKGWFGLILCQVK; this is encoded by the coding sequence ATGATTACACAACCTTTAACCGTTTTAGATCATCATTATCAAGAGTTAAGTATTGATGGTAAAGATGTCATTAGGGGGTTAACTGAAAAACCGAAAAGTTTACCTCCCAAATATTTTTATGATGATCCTGGTTCTCAATTATTTGAACAAATTTGTGAGTTACCAGAATATTATCCGACTCGGACAGAAGCCTGGATTTTACAACAATACGCTGATGAAATTGCCGAAATTACTAATTGTTGTGAGTTGATAGAGTTAGGAAGTGGGAGTTCTACTAAAACTCAAGCTTTATTAACTGCTTATCAGAAAATTTCTGGTAATTGTAGATATCTGCCTATTGATATGAGTGGAGGTATTCTCAAAACTAGTGTTTTACAGTTGCAAGAAAAGTATCCTGATATTGCTATTCATGGATTATTAGGAACTTATGAACAAGCTTTAGTGCATTTAGAAACCAATTATTTACAATCACGGATGTTATTTTTTCTGGGAAGTTCTTTAGGCAATTTTAACCCAGAGCAATGTGATATATTCTTAAATCAAATTTCTCGCACTTTACAAACTGGGGATTTCTTTTTACTAGGAATTGATTTACAAAAGCCCAAAGACATTTTAGAAGCTGCTTATAATGATAGTCAAGAAGTGACTGCTGCTTTTAATTTGAATATATTTTCTCATTTAAATTGGCGGTTTCAAGGTAATTTTGATATCAATTTTTTTAAACATCAGGCAATTTATAATGAGCTTGATAATCAAATTGAAATGTATTTACATTGCCAAGAAAGTCATTGGGTTAATTTGGAAGTATTGGATCTAAAGGTGTTTTTTGAAGAGGGAGAAAGTATATTAACAGAAATTTCTCGGAAGTTTGATTTACGAACCATGGAAACACAATTACAAACTAAGGGATTGAAAACTGTCAAAACCTGGACAGATGAAAAAGGATGGTTTGGTTTGATTCTTTGTCAAGTTAAATGA
- a CDS encoding mechanosensitive ion channel family protein, with the protein MNILIILAEVGLVILVFLLLRWILGKLFKLFIRLSILKSDDIKIKILRRNMTGLLLLSCLVLCVFIIAANGFLIYRRENIQAYTLELIRRIPSGFWLALGIGIAESIGVIIAAVITLKVIKYWLEIASNRAKKLDQNTADDESIDAFFTALNRRIRGGVWLWVLISCTQFLKLPTVVSEYLYIALRIYLLIGVGLLILKAVAAIVDTLDVLSVKYSSPDNLLRFYDRLQYLIPFLKRCLEFVIYVCIATLVIQQVELIAKLATFGLRIIKIIGIIFMSRVLFEVIYLLVEEVLFNNNNLSETQKSRRLTLIPLFRSLLQYFVYFSVTISILYILDINPTPILAGAGIVGIAVGLGAQTLINDIVCGFFILFENYYLVGDYIEAGKVEEKTVEGTVEAIELRTTRIRHPNGQLHIIRNGDIGSITNYSKQYIFAVVEVDVPLDSNLAHIYQVIEEIGQQLKADDPDVLEPTLVDGVESLGESYLLLRTLTKVKPGKHIHIQRIIRKLYINKLRGQILISGVAEGSKD; encoded by the coding sequence GTGAACATATTAATTATCCTGGCTGAAGTTGGACTTGTAATCCTTGTTTTTCTATTATTAAGATGGATTTTAGGTAAGTTATTCAAGCTATTCATTAGATTATCAATATTGAAAAGTGACGATATAAAAATCAAAATATTGCGCCGCAACATGACTGGTTTGTTATTACTTAGTTGCTTAGTATTGTGCGTTTTTATTATAGCTGCTAACGGCTTCCTTATTTATCGGCGTGAAAACATCCAAGCATATACTCTAGAGCTAATTCGCCGGATTCCTTCAGGATTTTGGCTGGCGTTAGGAATTGGTATTGCTGAAAGTATTGGTGTAATAATTGCAGCGGTGATCACTCTAAAAGTGATCAAATATTGGTTGGAGATAGCTAGTAACCGCGCTAAGAAATTAGACCAAAATACCGCTGACGATGAAAGTATTGATGCTTTTTTTACCGCCCTGAATCGAAGAATCAGAGGTGGGGTTTGGTTATGGGTACTAATTAGTTGTACCCAATTTCTCAAATTACCCACAGTAGTTTCTGAATATCTATATATCGCACTGCGGATTTATCTGCTCATTGGTGTGGGATTACTCATACTCAAAGCAGTCGCCGCGATTGTTGATACTCTAGATGTTCTCAGCGTCAAATATTCCAGTCCTGATAACTTATTGAGGTTCTACGATCGCCTACAATATCTAATACCCTTTTTGAAGCGGTGTTTGGAATTTGTGATCTATGTCTGTATAGCAACATTGGTAATTCAACAGGTGGAGTTAATAGCCAAACTTGCCACCTTTGGTCTACGAATTATCAAGATCATTGGGATCATTTTCATGAGTCGTGTTTTGTTTGAAGTTATTTACTTACTTGTAGAAGAGGTGCTATTCAACAACAATAATTTGAGTGAGACGCAAAAAAGTAGACGCTTAACTCTCATTCCTTTGTTTCGTAGTTTGTTACAATATTTTGTCTACTTCAGTGTGACAATTTCCATTCTCTATATTCTAGATATTAATCCTACTCCAATCTTGGCTGGTGCTGGGATTGTTGGTATCGCTGTAGGCTTAGGCGCACAAACATTAATTAATGATATAGTTTGTGGCTTCTTTATTCTTTTTGAAAACTACTATTTGGTAGGTGATTATATTGAGGCTGGGAAAGTTGAAGAGAAAACTGTAGAAGGTACTGTTGAAGCGATTGAACTCAGAACTACCCGCATCAGACATCCCAATGGTCAATTACATATTATTCGGAATGGGGATATTGGTTCAATTACTAATTATTCCAAACAATACATATTTGCAGTAGTGGAAGTTGATGTACCATTAGACTCCAATTTAGCTCATATATATCAAGTGATTGAGGAAATAGGACAGCAGTTAAAAGCAGATGATCCAGATGTGCTTGAACCCACTTTAGTGGATGGTGTGGAAAGTCTCGGTGAATCTTACTTGTTATTGCGAACCTTGACAAAGGTAAAGCCCGGAAAGCATATTCATATCCAGCGTATTATCCGTAAACTTTATATAAATAAATTGCGCGGCCAGATTCTAATTTCTGGTGTTGCTGAAGGGAGCAAAGATTAA
- a CDS encoding mechanosensitive ion channel family protein: MEAIWNTLKNINYSHVPIAKIVIVLVILTLTQTLRRFVIAVIIKTIENFTKKTETNLDDELIAILKPAMSWLILIGGFWLSKEIIADNLGLQLSETISRFLNLIVIFIVAYVVYRSSSILGQLIANVTLQTETELDELLRPLMPKIFQSAAIIVLAFKISEIFLGQSAAALVGLLGGAGITLGLLFKDIVYDWFCTIIIYSDNLYREGDWIGVSGVDGFVQVLNIGFRTTKLHIVKWGSIMKMPNSRMISGIVENWSQNPGSDLKWGLNLILKIDGISAQQTARICDTIQEMPKSIAGFSPLCTVRFKNIERNARVIEVMAFVNDDNLYFQAERNLNLAILELLEQEGIDFLYVDLRTEPEKYKPMKNINN; this comes from the coding sequence ATGGAAGCTATCTGGAACACGCTCAAAAATATCAATTATTCCCATGTTCCCATTGCTAAAATTGTTATTGTCCTTGTCATTCTTACATTGACACAGACACTAAGAAGATTTGTCATAGCAGTTATCATTAAAACCATTGAAAACTTCACCAAGAAAACAGAGACAAACCTTGATGATGAATTAATTGCTATTCTCAAACCTGCGATGAGTTGGCTAATTCTCATTGGTGGATTTTGGCTGAGTAAGGAAATTATTGCGGATAACTTAGGTCTTCAACTGAGCGAGACAATTAGTAGATTTCTCAACTTAATAGTTATCTTCATAGTTGCTTATGTCGTTTATCGTAGTTCTTCAATTTTAGGACAGTTAATTGCTAATGTGACGCTGCAAACAGAAACTGAGCTTGATGAATTGCTCAGACCTTTGATGCCGAAAATTTTTCAATCAGCAGCAATTATTGTATTAGCATTTAAAATCAGCGAGATATTTTTAGGACAATCAGCCGCTGCGCTGGTTGGTTTACTTGGTGGTGCTGGTATTACTTTAGGTTTACTGTTCAAAGATATAGTTTATGACTGGTTTTGTACAATTATTATCTACTCTGATAACCTCTATCGAGAAGGTGATTGGATAGGAGTATCAGGAGTAGATGGTTTTGTGCAAGTCCTAAATATTGGATTTAGAACCACAAAACTACATATAGTTAAGTGGGGTTCAATCATGAAAATGCCCAATTCTCGAATGATTTCTGGAATTGTGGAAAATTGGTCACAAAATCCTGGCAGTGATTTAAAGTGGGGACTGAATTTAATTCTCAAAATTGACGGAATTTCTGCACAGCAAACTGCGAGAATTTGTGACACTATTCAAGAAATGCCAAAATCTATTGCTGGCTTTTCTCCTCTATGTACAGTTCGTTTTAAAAACATTGAACGCAATGCCCGTGTTATTGAAGTTATGGCATTTGTCAATGATGACAATCTCTATTTTCAGGCTGAAAGGAACTTGAATTTAGCCATCTTGGAACTTTTGGAGCAAGAGGGGATTGATTTTCTGTATGTGGATCTCAGAACAGAACCAGAAAAATATAAACCGATGAAAAATATCAATAATTAA
- the ovoA gene encoding 5-histidylcysteine sulfoxide synthase, with amino-acid sequence MIDAPIPRLNDCSSTILLNYFENSWEMEETLMKSVIKEETFYLNPDPLRNKLIFYLGHSAVFYINKLIQVGLIKHRINPQYETLFEIGVDPETPAELEIAIQGVNWPKLQKVWEYRDKARAEITAIIHQTPLNLPIHQQHPIWALLMGIEHSRIHLETSSMLLRQLPIENLNRPQEWNYAPTNREIPHNQMREIPGGIVKLGKRQDDLTFAWDSEYGDLEGEVPPFLASQYLITNGEFLEFVQAGGYNNINYWHTESWAWKQLYNIQHPKFWIYQENNYRYRATFDELDLPLDWPVEVNHYEAMAFCQWKGKNTRLMTEAEWNQALTISEDSSLVNNYNLNLQFISPTPVGMFSGNHQSGLSDLRGNVWEWLGETFKPLPGFQTHHLYADQSAPFFDNKHFMMLGGSWATNGTMALPCYRNWFRPYFYQHVGFRVAESLD; translated from the coding sequence ATGATAGATGCTCCTATTCCCCGACTCAATGATTGTAGTTCAACAATCCTACTTAACTATTTTGAAAATTCCTGGGAAATGGAAGAAACCTTAATGAAAAGTGTAATTAAGGAAGAAACCTTCTATCTAAATCCCGATCCTTTAAGAAATAAATTAATTTTTTACCTTGGACATTCGGCTGTTTTTTATATCAATAAATTAATTCAGGTGGGATTAATCAAACATCGGATTAACCCCCAATATGAAACCCTATTTGAAATTGGCGTTGATCCAGAAACACCGGCAGAATTAGAAATAGCCATTCAAGGAGTTAATTGGCCTAAACTTCAAAAAGTTTGGGAATATCGAGACAAAGCTAGAGCAGAAATTACCGCAATTATTCATCAAACTCCTTTAAATTTACCCATTCATCAACAGCATCCTATCTGGGCTTTATTAATGGGAATAGAACATAGTCGCATTCACCTAGAAACCTCATCTATGCTACTGCGTCAATTACCTATTGAGAACTTAAACCGTCCCCAAGAATGGAATTATGCACCTACTAATCGAGAAATTCCCCATAATCAAATGCGAGAAATTCCTGGTGGTATAGTCAAATTAGGAAAACGCCAAGATGATTTAACTTTTGCTTGGGATAGTGAATATGGTGATTTAGAAGGAGAAGTCCCACCATTTTTAGCAAGTCAATATCTGATTACCAATGGAGAATTTTTAGAATTTGTCCAAGCCGGTGGGTACAATAATATCAATTATTGGCATACTGAATCTTGGGCATGGAAACAACTCTACAATATCCAACATCCCAAATTCTGGATATACCAAGAAAATAACTATCGCTATCGTGCCACATTTGATGAACTAGATTTACCTTTAGATTGGCCAGTGGAAGTCAACCATTATGAAGCAATGGCATTTTGTCAATGGAAAGGTAAAAATACTCGATTAATGACAGAAGCAGAATGGAATCAAGCATTAACAATATCTGAAGATTCTAGTTTAGTAAATAATTATAATCTCAACTTACAATTCATTTCCCCAACTCCTGTGGGAATGTTTTCAGGAAATCATCAATCTGGACTTTCTGACTTACGGGGTAATGTCTGGGAATGGTTAGGCGAAACATTTAAACCCTTACCAGGATTTCAAACTCATCATCTTTATGCAGATCAATCTGCACCCTTTTTTGATAATAAACATTTTATGATGTTGGGCGGTTCTTGGGCAACGAATGGTACAATGGCTTTACCTTGTTATCGTAACTGGTTTCGTCCTTATTTTTATCAGCACGTCGGTTTTAGAGTGGCTGAAAGTTTGGATTAA
- a CDS encoding DICT sensory domain-containing protein has product MSISTSILSDLLDSLPHLRPQLYFKASLTALSHAMEDQVLAANLDRPLIIASFQKERFYRQEAHRYQKLAEKSNQIYVLSAPETEFANSSEYYEKIAFEHDDALAQEWHLLVVADNYATCLICRESLGSLAKNQHTSEMLPNLDMDTAQRFEGIWTSEKGVCLKAAQLLLDRIQAYRPDLAEKVDEVSSRLGIGKLTGRSVINSDHEYACDLDTDPFVQRLVTYLQASQYKLHKAYRSIAAQAQKERLVNSISTAIRRSLDPREILQVAAQELGQHLGACRCLIYRAQATDAKAIIEHEFLNSNITSVLGQSWELEHNPLFQQVLQQLEGVCVADTLGDFQVKKSPALSSIVRQFGVRSWLIEPVLYQGRLLGIVELHDCHFPPHEWQPGELDLVKAIATQIGTALIQAESFANLEELNQQLEALDRTRSNLIAITGHELRTPLSTIQVCLESLATEPDMPWELQQIMLSTALTDSERMRKLVQDFLTLSNLESGRVEWHPESLTIQECIDLALSRLRTRSSQEKIPKITTQISANLPLVRADGDWLVEVIAKLVDNACKFTPSSGQIIIKAISNSQEMLEVTVADTGRGIEPNRLEIVFDRFYQEEGALRRTTGGTGLGLAICRQIVNGWHGKIWAESTGKDQGSQFHFTIPIVYGSQEIDTLRSKDAEIL; this is encoded by the coding sequence ATGAGTATTTCTACTTCTATACTGAGTGATTTACTAGACTCACTCCCCCATCTACGACCTCAGTTATATTTTAAGGCTTCACTAACTGCGCTCTCCCATGCTATGGAGGATCAGGTTTTAGCCGCTAATTTGGATCGTCCTCTGATTATTGCTAGTTTTCAGAAAGAGCGATTTTACCGTCAAGAAGCCCATCGTTATCAAAAACTGGCAGAAAAAAGTAATCAAATATATGTATTATCTGCACCGGAAACGGAGTTTGCTAATAGCTCAGAATATTATGAGAAGATCGCTTTTGAGCATGATGATGCTTTAGCTCAAGAATGGCATTTGCTAGTAGTTGCTGATAATTATGCTACTTGCTTAATCTGTAGAGAAAGCTTGGGTTCTCTGGCTAAAAATCAACATACCTCAGAGATGCTCCCTAACTTGGATATGGATACAGCGCAAAGATTTGAGGGGATTTGGACATCGGAAAAAGGAGTGTGTTTAAAAGCTGCCCAATTGTTATTAGATAGAATTCAGGCGTATCGTCCAGATTTAGCGGAAAAAGTGGATGAAGTGTCCAGTCGGTTGGGAATTGGGAAATTAACAGGTAGGTCAGTGATCAATTCTGATCATGAGTATGCTTGTGATCTTGATACTGACCCGTTTGTGCAGAGGTTGGTGACATATCTGCAAGCTAGTCAGTATAAGCTGCATAAAGCTTACCGTTCGATTGCGGCTCAAGCTCAGAAAGAACGGCTGGTAAATTCGATTAGTACAGCAATTAGGCGATCGCTTGATCCACGGGAAATTCTTCAAGTGGCAGCGCAAGAATTAGGACAACATTTAGGAGCCTGTCGTTGTCTAATTTATCGCGCCCAAGCTACAGATGCCAAAGCTATAATTGAACATGAATTTTTGAACTCTAATATCACATCGGTACTGGGTCAAAGTTGGGAGTTAGAACATAATCCCCTATTTCAGCAGGTGCTACAACAGCTTGAGGGGGTATGTGTGGCTGATACCCTGGGGGACTTTCAAGTCAAGAAATCACCAGCCTTATCGTCCATTGTCAGGCAGTTTGGCGTGCGTTCTTGGTTGATCGAACCCGTATTATATCAAGGGCGACTATTGGGAATTGTGGAGTTACATGATTGCCATTTTCCTCCCCATGAATGGCAACCAGGGGAGTTAGACTTAGTGAAAGCGATCGCCACCCAAATTGGTACAGCCCTGATTCAAGCCGAATCTTTTGCCAATTTAGAAGAACTCAACCAACAACTAGAAGCTTTAGACCGCACTCGGAGTAATTTAATTGCCATTACAGGACACGAACTCCGCACTCCATTATCCACCATTCAAGTTTGTTTAGAAAGCTTGGCTACTGAACCGGATATGCCTTGGGAATTGCAACAAATAATGTTGAGTACAGCCCTTACCGATTCCGAAAGAATGCGGAAACTGGTACAAGACTTTTTAACCCTTTCTAACTTAGAAAGCGGTCGGGTAGAATGGCATCCTGAATCATTAACCATTCAAGAATGTATAGATTTAGCCCTCAGTCGCTTACGGACACGCTCTAGCCAAGAAAAAATACCCAAAATCACAACTCAAATTTCCGCTAACTTACCTTTAGTCAGGGCTGATGGTGATTGGTTAGTGGAGGTAATCGCCAAACTTGTAGATAATGCTTGTAAATTTACTCCCTCTTCTGGGCAAATTATTATTAAAGCCATTAGCAATAGTCAGGAGATGCTAGAAGTCACCGTAGCTGACACAGGGCGAGGAATTGAACCCAACCGCCTAGAAATCGTTTTTGACCGCTTTTATCAAGAAGAAGGGGCATTGCGCCGAACTACCGGGGGAACTGGCTTAGGTTTAGCCATTTGTCGGCAAATTGTCAATGGCTGGCATGGAAAAATTTGGGCAGAGTCCACAGGTAAAGACCAAGGCAGTCAGTTCCATTTTACTATTCCCATTGTGTATGGTAGTCAGGAAATTGACACTCTCCGGTCTAAAGACGCGGAGATTCTATAG